A genomic window from Vigna radiata var. radiata cultivar VC1973A chromosome 2, Vradiata_ver6, whole genome shotgun sequence includes:
- the LOC106779726 gene encoding uncharacterized protein LOC106779726, translating into MEKSGKSEAALRRCAKAALLLHSFNSSNSQHQEKWEREIHDLKIQLVKERFMKKKIKLCALAELFLQLLLCLSISTFLLFYFL; encoded by the exons atggaaaagagCGGGAAATCAGAAGCGGCGTTACGTCGCTGCGCAAAAGCTGCATTGCTTCTCCATTCCTTCAATTCCTCCAACTCTCAACACCAG GAAAAGTGGGAGAGAGAAATCCATGACCTGAAAATTCAGTTGGTGAAAGAGCGtttcatgaagaagaagatcaaGCTCTGCGCCTTGGCGGAGCTGTTCCTTCAGCTTCTCTTGTGTCTCTCCATTTCGACCTTCCTCCTCTTCTACTTTCTTTGA